The following is a genomic window from Opitutus sp. GAS368.
CCGGGCCGTGGCCGCCCGGATGCAGTAGAGCTGGCCGGTGAGCTGCGCCGCTGAGCCCTGGGTCAGGCGCGAGGTGGCGAGAGAGATCCGCTCGCGCAGGGAGGGATCTTTTTTAAGCGCGAGATCCTTCACCGGCTCGCCGGCCGAGATCTGCGCGAAGGAGTCTTCCTCGAGGGCGCGGCAGAGATTCCACAGGGTGGTCACGTGGCCGAACCGGATGTCGGCGTCCATCAGGATGAGATAGCGTGCGTCGGCGGCCGACACGCGGTGCACAAAAAGATTCCAGGCGTTGATCTTGCCGGCTTCGGGCACGGTGAGCACACGCGCGGTGAACACGTGGCGGTGGGGGTGCCCGGCACCGTGGTGGGCGAGGATCCGGCCGGCCACCTCCACAGTCGCATCGGTGCAGTCGTTGGCGACGCACCAGATTTCCGCCGCCAGGCCGCGCTGCTCCAGCTCGGCGAACAGGGACTGGCGGAAAAGCGATTCGAGGGCGGGCCCGATGGCTTTTTCTTCGTTGCGCGCGATCATCCCGAGGGAAACCCAGGCGGCGCTGGCGGATGCGATGACTTTCATGGGCAAAAGGCGCGCCCAGGTCCCCGGGGTCCAACGGCGCAAACCCATGCTATTACAGAAGCGCCGGAGGCAGGATGGGGTGCCCGACCCGAAACGATGGAGGCCCTTACCCCATAGGCGGATTCCCGGCCGGCCATATTATAGGTGCACTATGGACGAGCCACTGGTCAGCATCATTATCCGTTCTTTCAACGAGGGTTGGGCACTGCGCCAGACCCTGCCTGCGCTACAGGCGCAGGACTACCACAACTGGGAACTGATCGTCATCGATTCCGGCTCGACGGACGACTCGATCGAGTTGATCCGGAAAGCCCAGCCGCGCCACTTCATCCAGATCGAGCCGGCGGATTATCACGCGCCACGGGTGATGAACCACGGCATGCGGCTCGCGCGTTCGAACTTCGTGATCTTCCTCAACGCCGATGCCACGCCGCAGGACTCGCAGTGGCTGCGGCCGCTGGTGCGCGTGCTGCTCAACCCCAATGTCGCGGCCGTGTTCGGCCGCCAGGTGCCGCGCCCGGGCTGTCAGGCGGTGTTCGCCCGCGACTACGAAACCTGCTTCGGGTCGCAGCACACGACCGGCCGGCGGAATTGCTTCTTCAGCATGGTGAGCAGTGGCATCCGCAAGGACATCTGGGCGCGGCGCGGCTTCAATGAGGCCCTGCGGTATTCCGAGGATGCCGAATACACCCGGTGGTGCCGCGCGCACTGCTACCATGTCATCTACGAGCCCGCGTCGTGCGTGATGCATTCGCACAATTACACGCCGGCGCAGGCCGCCCGGCGCAGCTTCGGCGAGGGTCGGGCGGAGGCGGCGATGTGGGGCGGCAATCCGCAGTTGTATAACTTCCTGCGCACCGTGCTGCTGGGCTGGGCCAATGATGTGCGCCGCGATTTGGCGTTCTGCCTGCGCCACCGCCGGCTGCGGGAGTGGCCGCGCGCCCTTCATATCCGCTGGTGCCAGCGGCGGGCGCGTCTGGCGGGTTTCCGTGACGGTTGGCAAGAGTATCGCGCGAGCCAGGTTTCCGGCGTCAGGCCGCCCCTCTGGGCCCGGGGCGAATTCGGAAATCTCAGCCCGCAATCCTGAACCGCCCGGCCCCATGATCCTGACGCAAACCAACCTGCATCTCCCCGCGACGGCCCGCCCTTCCTCCGCTTCGCCGATCCCCGGCGGCCCACGCCAGTTCACGCTGGACGGCGACGAGGCGCTGGAGCACCGCCTGGCCAAGCTCTGCCAGCAGGTCCGCACCTCCGTGCTGATCGGCATCGTTCCGCGGCGGAAACTGGAGGGCATCGTGCTGGCCGGCGGCTACGGGCGCGGGGAGGGCGGCGTGCTGCGCACCCCGCGGGGCGACCAGCCCTACAACGACTTGGAATTCTATGTCTTTGTGCGCGGCAGCACCTTCATCAACGAGCGGCGCTACGGCGGCGCCCTCCACCTGCTGGCCCAGCGGCTCGCTGCGCTGGCCGGCGTGGAAGTCGAGTTCAAGATTGCCTCGCTCGCCCGGCTCCGGCGCAGCCCGGTGTCGATGTTTTCCTACGACCTCGTGACGGGCCACCGCTGGGTGTATGGCCACGAGGAACTGCTCGCGGGTTGCGGCCACCACCGGCGGGCCGCGGACATTCCCCTGCACGAGGCCACCCGGTTGCTGATGAACCGGTGCAGCGGCCTGCTCTTCTCGCTCGAACGGCTCCGCCGCCCGGAGTTCACCCCCGACGATGCGGATTTCGTCGGCCGCAACCTGGCCAAGGCCCGGCTGGCCCTCGGCGATGTGGTGCTGGCCGCCACCGGCCGCTATCACTGGAGCTGCCGCGAACGGGAGAAGCGCCTCGTGGACC
Proteins encoded in this region:
- a CDS encoding glycosyltransferase, whose translation is MDEPLVSIIIRSFNEGWALRQTLPALQAQDYHNWELIVIDSGSTDDSIELIRKAQPRHFIQIEPADYHAPRVMNHGMRLARSNFVIFLNADATPQDSQWLRPLVRVLLNPNVAAVFGRQVPRPGCQAVFARDYETCFGSQHTTGRRNCFFSMVSSGIRKDIWARRGFNEALRYSEDAEYTRWCRAHCYHVIYEPASCVMHSHNYTPAQAARRSFGEGRAEAAMWGGNPQLYNFLRTVLLGWANDVRRDLAFCLRHRRLREWPRALHIRWCQRRARLAGFRDGWQEYRASQVSGVRPPLWARGEFGNLSPQS